From one Streptomyces sp. NBC_01478 genomic stretch:
- a CDS encoding SDR family NAD(P)-dependent oxidoreductase: MSTGLEGRSVIVTGAGSGTGRAAAVRFAREGAYVLVADLRRAGAEETVKAVAEVGGTALAVVGDLSDQLIVDQVVDTAVDAFGGVHVLVHNAAIMDRMSVVSETGDAEWYRVIEVNLTAPFLLTRAVLPHMMAEERGSIVFTAAEAGLRGSIAGAACTASKHGVIGLVRSLAVTYVGVGIRTNAIAPGSNGTDLPIAALAKAHGHNVFSPRFGGTGRVATVEEQANAIVFLASDAAAHINGTVLPVDEGWSAA; encoded by the coding sequence ATGAGCACAGGTCTTGAAGGGCGCAGCGTGATCGTCACCGGTGCCGGGTCCGGCACCGGCCGTGCCGCGGCCGTGCGGTTCGCGCGCGAGGGCGCGTACGTGCTGGTCGCGGACCTGAGACGGGCGGGGGCCGAAGAGACCGTCAAGGCGGTCGCGGAGGTGGGAGGAACCGCCCTCGCCGTGGTCGGCGACCTCAGCGACCAACTGATCGTGGACCAGGTCGTCGACACCGCCGTCGATGCCTTCGGCGGCGTGCACGTCCTCGTGCACAACGCCGCGATCATGGACCGGATGTCGGTCGTCAGCGAGACCGGCGACGCCGAGTGGTACCGCGTCATCGAGGTGAACTTGACGGCACCGTTCCTGCTGACCCGCGCCGTACTGCCGCACATGATGGCCGAGGAGCGCGGCTCGATCGTCTTCACCGCTGCCGAGGCCGGACTGCGCGGCAGCATCGCCGGAGCCGCCTGCACCGCCTCCAAGCACGGCGTCATCGGCCTGGTCAGGTCACTCGCCGTGACCTACGTCGGCGTCGGCATCCGCACCAACGCCATTGCCCCGGGGAGCAACGGGACCGACCTCCCGATCGCCGCTCTGGCCAAGGCTCACGGCCACAACGTCTTCTCTCCCCGTTTCGGCGGTACCGGACGCGTCGCCACCGTCGAGGAGCAGGCCAACGCCATCGTGTTCCTCGCCTCCGACGCCGCCGCCCACATCAACGGCACCGTCCTGCCCGTCGACGAGGGCTGGTCCGCCGCCTGA